The Peribacillus simplex genome contains a region encoding:
- a CDS encoding peptide MFS transporter encodes MATINKQKIVDSVPQKGFFGNPKGLFTLFFTEFWERFSYYGMKAILVYYMYYEVSKGGLGLDETTALALVSIYGSLVYMSGIIGGWLADRIFGTSKAVFYGGILIMLGHIVLAVPGSLSMFFVSMVLIVLGTGLLKPNVSSIVGEIYAENDERRDSGFSIFYMGINMGAFLSPFVVGTVGMDYSFHLGFGLAAIGMLIGLIVFVATKKKNLGLAGTLPANPLSQNEKKKVFTKLGIATLILAAIIGITAAKGILTIETFINLVGILGIVIPTLYFIFMYRSPKTTSVERSRLIAYIPLFIAAVMFWAIQEQGATILASYADKRTQLNFAGIEINPAWFQSLNPLFIITLAPVFAWLWIKLGKRQPTIPQKFSIGLLFAGLSFLVILLPVYFGGSDALVNPLWLVLSYFLVVLGELCLSPVGLSATTKLAPAAFSAQTMSLWFLASAAAQALNAQIVRFYTPQTEMAYFGVIGVASMVLGLVLMVLSPKIQGYMKGIR; translated from the coding sequence ATGGCAACGATAAATAAACAGAAAATTGTGGATAGTGTACCTCAAAAAGGTTTTTTCGGAAACCCTAAAGGATTATTCACCCTTTTCTTTACTGAGTTCTGGGAGCGTTTCTCGTATTATGGCATGAAGGCCATTCTTGTTTACTATATGTATTACGAAGTTTCTAAAGGGGGACTAGGTCTTGATGAAACCACAGCCCTTGCCCTTGTATCCATATACGGATCTTTAGTATATATGTCAGGTATAATTGGCGGATGGCTTGCCGATAGGATCTTCGGGACTTCCAAAGCCGTATTTTACGGTGGTATCTTGATCATGCTCGGGCATATTGTCCTTGCTGTACCAGGCAGTCTCTCCATGTTCTTTGTTTCCATGGTACTCATTGTTCTTGGTACTGGTTTATTAAAACCGAATGTTTCCAGCATTGTTGGTGAAATTTACGCAGAAAATGACGAACGCCGGGATTCCGGTTTCAGTATATTCTATATGGGTATCAACATGGGTGCATTCCTTTCACCGTTTGTTGTCGGTACAGTCGGAATGGACTACAGCTTCCATCTTGGTTTTGGACTAGCGGCAATTGGAATGTTAATTGGACTCATCGTCTTTGTTGCAACAAAGAAAAAGAACCTGGGCCTTGCTGGAACTCTACCTGCAAACCCATTATCACAGAATGAAAAGAAAAAAGTATTCACGAAATTGGGGATAGCTACACTTATCTTAGCTGCCATCATCGGCATCACTGCCGCTAAAGGCATCTTAACGATTGAAACCTTTATTAATCTTGTAGGTATCCTAGGGATCGTTATTCCGACCCTTTATTTCATTTTCATGTATCGCAGCCCTAAAACGACTTCTGTTGAACGTTCACGCTTGATTGCCTATATTCCTTTGTTTATAGCAGCTGTCATGTTCTGGGCGATTCAAGAGCAAGGTGCAACTATATTAGCAAGCTATGCAGACAAACGGACACAGTTGAATTTTGCTGGAATAGAAATAAACCCGGCATGGTTCCAATCTTTGAACCCTTTGTTCATCATCACCCTTGCACCAGTATTCGCATGGTTATGGATTAAACTAGGAAAGCGTCAGCCGACCATTCCTCAAAAATTCTCAATAGGTTTATTGTTCGCCGGTTTATCATTCCTGGTGATCCTGCTTCCTGTTTATTTCGGTGGATCGGATGCATTAGTCAATCCGCTATGGCTTGTACTTAGCTATTTCCTTGTAGTGCTTGGAGAACTTTGTTTATCTCCTGTTGGACTTTCAGCAACTACAAAATTGGCTCCGGCCGCATTCTCGGCACAAACGATGAGCCTGTGGTTCCTGGCAAGTGCAGCAGCACAAGCACTGAACGCACAAATCGTCAGATTCTACACACCTCAAACCGAAATGGCTTATTTTGGCGTGATTGGTGTTGCTTCAATGGTCCTTGGACTGGTCCTGATGGTCTTATCACCAAAGATTCAAGGTTACATGAAAGGCATTCGCTAA
- a CDS encoding RsiV family protein codes for MEKKLKDLREEYLKTPIPKELNDVVQAALNEKPRKKPRVGRNILMSAAAALLIVTASVNISPAAAKAMSEIPIVDKVIKVITFVEWKEEANNSSAVIKTPAISGLENKQLEDSLNEKYLSESKQLYKEFTDSMSKLKEGEKGNMSVESGYVILTDNETILSVQRYTDKIAASSSTESQFDTVDKKNEVLLTLNSLFKDDRYLQVISENIKEQMKRQMAEDPEKIYWVEDDDLTAFKGIDENQNFYINEDGKLVIAFNSFEAAPGYMGAIEFVIPTKVLSDLLVGDQYIH; via the coding sequence ATGGAAAAAAAACTAAAAGATCTGAGGGAAGAATATCTTAAAACACCGATACCAAAGGAATTGAATGATGTCGTTCAAGCGGCCTTGAATGAAAAGCCCAGGAAGAAGCCAAGGGTTGGCAGGAATATCCTCATGTCTGCGGCTGCAGCGCTTCTGATTGTGACAGCTTCCGTAAACATCAGTCCGGCAGCGGCGAAAGCCATGAGTGAAATCCCGATAGTCGATAAGGTCATCAAAGTGATTACCTTCGTCGAATGGAAAGAAGAAGCGAATAATTCTTCGGCAGTAATCAAAACACCTGCCATATCCGGTCTGGAGAATAAACAGCTCGAAGATAGCTTGAATGAGAAATACTTATCGGAAAGCAAGCAGCTTTATAAGGAATTCACGGACTCCATGTCAAAACTGAAGGAAGGGGAAAAGGGCAATATGTCGGTGGAAAGCGGATATGTGATATTGACGGATAATGAAACGATCTTATCCGTACAGCGTTATACGGATAAGATTGCTGCTTCCAGTTCTACAGAAAGTCAATTTGATACAGTCGACAAGAAAAACGAAGTGCTATTAACGCTAAATAGCTTATTTAAAGATGATCGTTATCTTCAGGTGATCAGTGAGAACATCAAAGAACAGATGAAGCGGCAGATGGCAGAAGATCCGGAAAAGATATATTGGGTCGAAGATGATGACCTTACTGCTTTTAAAGGCATCGATGAAAACCAAAACTTTTATATAAACGAAGATGGCAAGCTAGTCATCGCCTTTAACAGCTTTGAAGCTGCTCCGGGATATATGGGGGCCATCGAGTTCGTCATCCCGACAAAGGTGCTGTCAGACCTTCTTGTCGGCGATCAATATATCCATTAA
- a CDS encoding sigma-70 family RNA polymerase sigma factor, with protein sequence MKNLDMNQLIAARITERQENLYRLAFYYVKNQEDALDIVQESIRKALASSSKIKDAASIDSWLYKIIVRTALDVLRKKKKLTIADDETIEYLRSGEEDHYPDLDLQKALEGLSVKYKTVVVLRFFEDLKLEEIAEVLEENVSTIKTRLYKALQLLRINMTEREETKRWKKN encoded by the coding sequence ATGAAAAATCTAGATATGAATCAATTAATCGCGGCCCGGATAACCGAAAGGCAAGAAAATTTGTACAGACTTGCTTTTTACTATGTTAAAAACCAAGAGGATGCGCTTGATATCGTGCAGGAATCAATCAGGAAAGCGCTGGCCTCCAGCAGCAAAATCAAAGACGCTGCTTCTATAGATAGCTGGTTATATAAGATCATCGTCCGAACGGCACTGGATGTTTTGCGGAAGAAAAAGAAACTGACCATCGCCGATGACGAAACAATAGAATACTTACGCAGCGGTGAGGAAGATCACTATCCTGACCTGGATTTGCAAAAGGCCCTTGAGGGACTTTCGGTCAAGTACAAAACGGTAGTCGTTCTCCGTTTCTTCGAGGACCTGAAGCTGGAAGAGATAGCGGAAGTGCTGGAAGAGAACGTAAGCACGATTAAAACGAGATTATATAAAGCGCTGCAACTATTGCGGATCAACATGACTGAACGGGAGGAAACAAAAAGATGGAAAAAAAACTAA
- a CDS encoding polysaccharide deacetylase family protein: MSKLNYKKVFIFLFCLTAALGTLGLAIKSLAFDKKRTVSAYTTDKNYPEADIQTYVKDNTKGGYSASRPVLHLENIDKQLEAYIKKEIKDYEKKWKASDGKASELNLTYTILHFSKQTITISFDKYEQVEGKKQSGSQIFTYDIPSQQKLSIEDIFATDTDYLSVLSDIVFEELTEKEEEGISNSLIKKENKLKAANFNSFSVLKDTLVFHVKTDHSTKIHTIAIKKELFKDSLLDSYQSQDLNADRVKEWQPKHIVAKLPVQNEWIDPSKKVIALTFDDGPHPSHTMSILKDLNKYDGHATFFVLGSRVQHYPEVLQKMLQQGNEIGNHSWDHPQLTRLSKNKIKSQIEKTQDAVEKATGAEPNLVRPPYGAINNNVREYMEDMKVTLWDVDPEDWKERNEKKIVNKVMSKAKDGSIILMHDIYQTSAQAAGKIIKQLHDQGYQLVTISELEKVQKERELSGITINE; this comes from the coding sequence ATGAGTAAATTAAATTATAAAAAAGTCTTTATTTTTCTATTTTGTCTAACCGCTGCCTTGGGAACGTTGGGGTTAGCCATCAAAAGCCTTGCTTTTGATAAGAAAAGAACCGTTTCGGCCTATACAACTGATAAAAATTACCCAGAAGCCGATATTCAAACGTATGTGAAAGATAATACGAAAGGCGGGTATTCAGCCAGCAGGCCCGTTCTGCATCTAGAAAATATCGACAAGCAGCTAGAAGCCTACATAAAGAAAGAAATCAAGGATTATGAAAAGAAATGGAAAGCATCCGACGGAAAAGCTTCCGAGCTTAACCTCACTTATACGATCCTCCATTTCAGCAAACAGACCATTACGATTTCCTTCGATAAATATGAGCAAGTGGAAGGAAAGAAGCAGTCTGGATCCCAGATCTTCACTTATGATATTCCATCTCAGCAAAAGCTCTCCATAGAAGACATCTTTGCCACGGATACTGATTATTTATCCGTTTTATCCGATATTGTTTTTGAAGAGTTAACGGAGAAGGAAGAAGAAGGCATTTCAAACAGTCTCATTAAAAAGGAAAACAAACTGAAGGCAGCCAACTTCAATTCTTTTTCAGTCTTGAAAGATACGCTTGTATTCCACGTTAAGACTGATCATTCAACTAAGATCCATACAATAGCCATCAAGAAGGAACTTTTTAAAGATAGTTTGCTAGATTCATATCAAAGTCAAGATTTGAATGCGGATCGTGTAAAGGAATGGCAGCCGAAACATATCGTCGCCAAGCTGCCCGTGCAAAATGAATGGATCGACCCTTCAAAAAAGGTCATTGCCTTGACGTTCGATGACGGGCCGCATCCAAGTCATACCATGTCCATTCTTAAAGACCTGAACAAGTATGATGGACACGCGACGTTTTTCGTGCTTGGAAGCCGCGTACAGCATTATCCGGAAGTTCTGCAAAAAATGCTGCAGCAAGGAAATGAGATCGGCAACCATTCATGGGATCATCCGCAGCTGACGCGCTTAAGCAAGAACAAGATCAAAAGTCAAATCGAAAAGACCCAAGACGCTGTAGAAAAAGCTACAGGTGCTGAGCCAAATCTCGTCCGTCCCCCATATGGAGCGATTAACAATAATGTGCGTGAATACATGGAGGATATGAAAGTCACACTTTGGGATGTCGATCCCGAAGATTGGAAAGAACGGAATGAAAAGAAAATCGTGAACAAAGTGATGAGCAAAGCCAAAGATGGCAGTATCATATTAATGCATGATATCTATCAAACTAGCGCCCAGGCTGCAGGAAAAATCATCAAACAACTGCATGACCAAGGTTATCAACTGGTCACAATTTCGGAATTGGAAAAGGTACAGAAAGAACGTGAACTTTCCGGAATCACCATAAATGAATAA
- a CDS encoding YebC/PmpR family DNA-binding transcriptional regulator: MGRKWNNIKEKKASKDANTSRIYAKFGREIYVVAKQGEPDPESNQALRVVLERAKTYNVPRAIIDRAIEKAKGGSEENYDELRYEGFGPNGSMVIVDALTNNVNRTASDVRAAFGKNGGNMGVSGSVAYMFDATAVIGIEGKTADDVLELLMEADVDVRDIIEEEESVIVYAEPEQFHAVQQAFKDAGISDFTVAELTMLAQNDLTLPEDAQAQFEKMIDALEDLEDVQQVYHNVDLGE, encoded by the coding sequence ATGGGTCGTAAGTGGAATAACATTAAAGAAAAAAAAGCGTCAAAAGATGCTAATACTAGTCGGATTTATGCCAAGTTCGGACGGGAAATATATGTAGTGGCAAAACAAGGTGAACCAGATCCAGAGTCCAATCAGGCATTAAGGGTCGTACTGGAGCGTGCGAAAACGTACAATGTCCCAAGAGCGATCATTGACCGTGCGATTGAAAAAGCCAAAGGCGGTTCGGAGGAAAACTATGACGAACTTCGTTATGAAGGATTCGGTCCGAATGGTTCAATGGTCATCGTGGATGCATTGACAAACAACGTGAACCGGACGGCATCTGATGTACGTGCCGCATTTGGGAAAAATGGCGGGAATATGGGTGTCAGCGGATCTGTTGCTTATATGTTCGATGCTACGGCTGTCATCGGGATTGAAGGTAAAACGGCTGATGATGTTCTTGAACTGTTAATGGAAGCGGATGTTGATGTACGTGACATCATTGAAGAAGAAGAAAGTGTCATCGTTTATGCCGAACCTGAACAATTCCATGCTGTACAACAAGCTTTCAAGGATGCAGGAATCAGCGATTTTACAGTGGCCGAGCTGACGATGCTTGCACAAAATGACCTAACCCTTCCAGAAGATGCACAAGCACAATTCGAAAAAATGATTGATGCATTGGAAGATTTGGAAGATGTTCAACAAGTTTATCATAATGTAGATCTTGGTGAATGA
- a CDS encoding DUF4261 domain-containing protein, whose amino-acid sequence MKDNQIIIGIPGKWKDRTELIQTVASQSEGYLLAGNVFHNSDKNITFQAEIHDYEPTLKESFSYASKDAFSENALEEINDHTFTVYIIADISDTGTVIDLIDAGAAILRAGGMAVKIETAGIAHSKEDWRHLHHSPDILSVYAHFVTIIGEEDYYCSFGMKAFGLPDAVTLNTMSPKEAAALLNTFNYYHLGERPPFKNGETFSIQQDAPDFILTGLQDFRYEEDHPFYNPFGLWNLGTSK is encoded by the coding sequence ATGAAGGACAACCAAATCATCATCGGGATACCCGGTAAATGGAAGGACCGGACAGAATTGATTCAAACGGTCGCTTCCCAAAGCGAAGGGTATCTGTTAGCCGGGAATGTTTTTCACAACAGCGATAAGAACATTACTTTTCAGGCGGAGATCCATGATTATGAACCCACTTTAAAAGAGAGCTTTTCCTACGCCAGTAAAGACGCATTTTCGGAGAATGCATTAGAGGAAATCAATGACCATACCTTTACCGTCTATATTATAGCCGATATATCCGATACCGGAACTGTTATCGATTTGATTGATGCCGGGGCAGCGATCCTAAGGGCAGGCGGAATGGCAGTGAAAATAGAAACGGCTGGAATTGCCCATTCAAAGGAAGATTGGCGGCATCTTCATCATAGCCCGGATATTCTCTCGGTATATGCCCATTTTGTCACGATCATCGGGGAGGAAGATTATTATTGTTCATTCGGAATGAAAGCTTTTGGTCTTCCGGATGCCGTGACACTTAACACAATGAGTCCGAAAGAGGCGGCTGCGCTGCTAAACACATTTAATTATTACCATTTAGGTGAACGTCCTCCCTTTAAGAATGGCGAAACCTTTAGCATTCAACAAGATGCACCCGACTTTATATTGACGGGCCTTCAGGACTTTAGATATGAAGAAGACCATCCCTTCTACAACCCGTTTGGATTATGGAATTTAGGGACAAGTAAATAG
- a CDS encoding sulfotransferase domain-containing protein, protein MLSKKPTTVLDDDIFIVSYPRSGNTWVRFLIGTLYFNLKIDWKNIEEYVQDIYHHDDSQLLKFKSPRLLKSHSSYDNRYNKVIYIVRDVRDVVISYYYWHLKMSNYQNTFDEFFNEFIVGKCPFQDWDKNVTSWIKNKNKIENGFLLLRYEDLKHNTFEQLKNIAEFLSIQRDGTELNSAITWASFENMRRLETEQQSEVKRFKNSDHYIPFIRQGKSGNWQNILSDIQKQIIKERFGDLLYELGYEI, encoded by the coding sequence TTGCTCTCAAAAAAACCAACAACTGTTTTAGATGATGATATTTTTATTGTATCTTATCCAAGGTCGGGGAATACATGGGTGAGATTTTTGATTGGGACTTTATATTTCAATCTAAAAATCGACTGGAAAAATATAGAGGAGTATGTGCAAGATATATATCACCATGATGATTCTCAACTATTGAAGTTTAAATCACCTCGCCTGTTAAAAAGTCATAGTTCTTATGATAACAGATATAATAAGGTAATTTATATTGTCCGTGATGTTCGTGATGTAGTTATTTCTTATTATTATTGGCATCTTAAAATGAGTAACTACCAAAACACATTTGATGAATTTTTTAATGAATTTATAGTAGGTAAGTGTCCATTTCAAGATTGGGATAAAAACGTAACGAGTTGGATTAAAAATAAAAATAAAATAGAAAATGGATTCTTATTATTAAGGTATGAAGATTTAAAACATAATACTTTTGAGCAATTAAAAAATATCGCTGAATTCCTTTCCATACAAAGAGATGGTACTGAATTAAATAGTGCAATTACATGGGCTTCTTTCGAAAATATGAGGAGATTAGAAACAGAACAACAAAGTGAAGTTAAACGGTTTAAGAATTCTGATCACTATATACCGTTTATCAGACAAGGTAAAAGTGGAAATTGGCAAAATATCTTATCCGATATACAAAAACAAATAATTAAGGAACGTTTTGGTGACTTACTTTATGAATTAGGATATGAAATTTAA
- a CDS encoding sulfotransferase family 2 domain-containing protein, with product MIISHKHKFIFIKTKKTAGTSIEISLSRFCGEEDIITPIHSKEDEDIRANLGKLPQNYVIEIHENNQIEKKEFYNHIPAADIKKLVGERIWRSYYKFCFERNPWDKVISAYYFIVAKRPNEEITFEQFLDSYLMFPYNYPLYTIDDRVVVDFVGKYENLEVDMMKMCKEIGLAYDGWLPKAKGNYRKNQNHYHKFYTLEQKQIVEKYFKKEIELYDYSFSSDSI from the coding sequence ATGATCATATCTCATAAACATAAATTCATTTTTATAAAAACTAAAAAAACGGCAGGAACAAGTATAGAGATTAGCTTATCGAGATTTTGCGGTGAAGAAGATATAATAACTCCAATTCACTCAAAAGAAGATGAAGATATAAGAGCTAATTTGGGGAAATTACCACAAAACTACGTAATCGAAATTCATGAGAATAATCAAATAGAGAAAAAAGAATTTTATAATCATATTCCTGCAGCTGATATTAAAAAGCTGGTAGGGGAACGTATATGGAGATCCTATTATAAGTTCTGTTTTGAGAGGAATCCTTGGGATAAAGTTATTTCCGCTTACTACTTTATAGTTGCAAAAAGACCAAATGAGGAAATAACTTTTGAACAATTTTTGGATTCTTACTTAATGTTCCCTTATAATTATCCCTTATATACAATAGATGATCGTGTAGTTGTTGATTTTGTGGGTAAATATGAAAACTTAGAAGTAGATATGATGAAGATGTGTAAAGAAATAGGATTAGCCTATGATGGATGGCTACCAAAAGCTAAAGGTAACTATAGGAAGAACCAAAATCATTATCATAAATTTTACACATTAGAACAAAAGCAAATAGTTGAAAAATATTTTAAAAAGGAAATTGAGTTATACGATTATAGCTTCAGTTCTGATTCAATTTAG